In Trifolium pratense cultivar HEN17-A07 linkage group LG7, ARS_RC_1.1, whole genome shotgun sequence, a genomic segment contains:
- the LOC123898170 gene encoding cucumber peeling cupredoxin-like, with protein sequence MAPYPTILVLLFTTISAASAITGYQNHTVGGTAGWFFNSTTNTSATNYSSWASTQTFNLGDYLIFNTNSNQSVILTYNKTAYLNCTVDDSDNDTSIYSGFPDGFNKPLTISVPLTIVGLNYFFSDYSEGLQCQQGLAFQIQVQRGIGLPPSLNQPPPPPYIEPPGPNSAESPSVTLPQTPNSGAFANRVDGCVAIYALGVALVLLQSQR encoded by the exons ATGGCGCCGTATCCCACGATACTCGTACTATTATTCACCACCATCTCCGCTGCATCCGCCATAACCGGTTACCAAAACCACACCGTAGGCGGCACCGCCGGATGGTTTTTCAACTCCACCACCAACACTTCCGCCACAAATTACTCTTCTTGGGCTTCCACTCAAACTTTCAACCTCGGCGATTATCTCA TTTTCAACACCAATTCGAACCAGAGCGTGATTCTTACATACAACAAAACCGCTTACTTGAATTGTACAGTCGATGATTCAGACAACGATACATCGATATACAGCGGTTTTCCAGATGGTTTCAACAAACCGTTGACTATTTCCGTTCCGTTGACTATTGTGGGACTCAACTACTTCTTCTCCGACTATAGCGAAGGTCTTCAGTGTCAACAAGGCTTAGCATTTCAGATCCAAGTTCAGCGTGGCATTGGCTTGCCACCAAGTCTCAACCAGCCTCCTCCACCGCCGTATATTGAGCCGCCTGGTCCTAATAGTGCTGAATCTCCGTCGGTTACGCTGCCGCAGACACCTAATAGTGGCGCGTTCGCGAACCGCGTTGACGGGTGCGTGGCGATTTACGCACTCGGCGTTGCACTGGTACTGTTGCAATCGCAAAGATAG
- the LOC123898171 gene encoding protein FAM32A-like codes for MSPYDGVVIGKLKLKGKPLNVKDASGIKKKNKKHNNNNSYHHYFSEFNSGNHEGSVTEADKYEGKGNGASCDDHLTPAEKRFLQQTEKLERQRLAKMANRSHRDRIQQFNQYLANLSEHYDIPKVGPG; via the exons ATGTCTCCGTACGACGGCGTCGTCATCGGAAAATTGAAACTCAAGGGAAAACCATTGAATGTCAAAGATGCTTCTGGAATcaaaaagaagaacaagaaacacaacaacaataatagcTATCATCATTACTTCTCAGAGTTTAATTCAg GTAACCATGAAGGTAGCGTGACCGAGGCTGACAAGTATGAGGGCAAAGGAAACGGCGCATCTTGTGATGATCACCTAACTCCAGCTGAGAAGCGATTTCTCCAACAGACGGAGAAGCTCGAACGTCAAAGGCTAGCAAAGATGGCGAACCGATCTCATCGAGATAGGATTCAGCAGTTCAATCAATATCTGGCTAATCTTAGTGAGCATTATGATATCCCAAAAGTTGGACCTGGCTAA
- the LOC123898169 gene encoding cryptochrome DASH, chloroplastic/mitochondrial, which yields MQGISTTIGQHIATSHLSIFSTCHNLNCLTCLSSSKASFSAKPKRRCLTLHMAISLCTTLQLQFLTLNSSKSTLTSILTNPTTRYQFSTITMNLCTTKSEPVTTSSAASSSSMQYVPEQDSNEMERVSNQTFQRYTSNNTKRSGKGTSIVWFRNDLRVLDNEALYKAWISSQTLLPVYCIDPRLFSTTHYFGFPKTGALRAQFLLECLADLKKNLMKRGLNLLIQHGKPEDIIPSLAKAYGAHTVYAQKETCSEEINVENSVSRCLQQVVLPSEESAAASTTSNSHPKLQFVWGTTMYHRDDLPFDVTCLPDVYTQFRKTIEAKCVVRSCIKLPTSLGPAPPIEDWGRLPSMEQLGLCSQNVSKGMKFVGGETAGLNRIYEYFWKKDLLKVYKETRNGMLGPDYSTKFSPWLASGSLSPRLIHEEVKRYENERQANSSTYWVLFELIWRDYFRFLSVKYGNSIFHIGGPRNIQHNWSQDKKLFESWRDGCTGYPLIDANMKELSTTGFMSNRGRQIVCSFLVRDMGIDWRMGAEWFETCLLDYDPCSNYGNWTYGSGVGNDPREDRYFSIPKQAQTYDPEGEYVAYWLPQLRAISKDKRNFPGNLYIRQIVPLKFGTTSRHNKEDKSHGARRGNDRRSNRRQV from the exons ATGCAGGGGATAAGTACAACAATAGGACAGCATATTGCCACATCACACCTATCAATATTTTCCACGTGTCACAATTTAAACTGTTTGACGTGTCTTTCTTCCTCAAAAGCTTCTTTCTCTGCAAAACCAAAACGACGTTGTTTAACACTGCACATGGCCATTTCCTTATGCACTACACTTCAACTTCAATTTCTCACTCTCAATTCATCCAAATCCACACTAACATCAATTCTCACAAATCCAACAACACGATATCAATTCTCAACCATCACCATGAACTTATGCACAACCAAATCCGAACCAGTAACCACCTCCTCAGCAGCATCTTCTTCCTCAATGCAGTACGTGCCAGAGCAAGATTCTAACGAAATGGAACGTGTTTCCAATCAAACATTCCAAAGGTACACTTCCAATAACACCAAAAGAAGTGGTAAAGGTACATCAATTGTGTGGTTTAGGAATGATCTCAGAGTTTTGGATAATGAGGCTCTTTATAAAGCTTGGATTTCCTCACAAACTCTATTGCCTGTTTATTGTATTGATCCTCGACTCTTTTCCACTACTCACTATTTCGGATTTCCGAAAACTGGAG CATTGAGAGCACAATTTCTCCTCGAATGTTTGGCTGacttgaagaagaatctaatgaaacGGGGACTTAATTTGCTTATTCAACATGGGAAACCTGAAGATATTATTCCTTCTCTAGCTAAAGCTTACGGAGCTCATACA GTATATGCACAAAAAGAAACTTGCAGTGAGGAGATAAATGTTGAAAATTCTGTCAGCAGATGCCTTCAACAAGTGGTGCTACCATCTGAAGAATCCGCTGCGGCGTCAACAACTTCAAACAGCCACCCTAAGTTACAGTTTGTTTGGGGAACCACCATGTACCACCGTGATGATCTTCCTTTTGATGTCACTTGTTTGCCGGATGTTTATACTCAATTTCGTAAG ACCATTGAAGCTAAATGTGTCGTGCGCTCATGCATCAAATTGCCAACTTCACTCGGACCAGCTCCCCCAATTGAGGATTGGGGACGTCTTCCTTCAATGGAGCAGTTGGGACTTTGCTCTCAGAAT GTTAGCAAGGGGATGAAATTTGTCGGGGGTGAAACTGCTGGCCTGAACAGAATATATGAATACTTTTGGAAGAAG GATTTACTGAAGGTATATAAAGAGACCCGAAATGGGATGTTAGGGCCTGATTATTCTACTAAATTCTCTCCATGGCTTGCATCCGGAAGTTTGTCACCTCGTCTCATACACGAAGAG GTAAAGAGATATGAGAATGAAAGACAAGCAAATAGTTCTACCTACTG GGTTTTGTTCGAGTTGATATGGAGGGATTACTTTAGGTTTCTATCAGTCAAATATGGAAATTCAATTTTCCATATAG GTGGACCTAGAAATATTCAGCATAATTGGAGCCAAGACAAGAAATTATTTGAATCCTGGAGAGATGGTTGTACAGG GTATCCTCTGATAGATGCCAACATGAAGGAATTATCAACGACAGGTTTTATGTCGAACCGAGGACGACAG ATTGTGTGTTCGTTTCTAGTTCGTGATATGGGCATAGATTGGCGCATGGGAGCCGAATGGTTTGAGACATGTCTTTTGGATTATGATCCATGCTCTAATTATGGAAACTGGACTTATGGATCAG GAGTTGGGAATGATCCTAGGGAAGACCGTTATTTCAGCATACCAAAACAA GCACAAACATATGACCCAGAAGGCGAATATGTTGCATACTGGTTGCCACAGTTACGAGCAATCTCAAAAGATAAAAGGAACTTTCCTGGTAATTTATATATTCGTCAAATTGTGCCTCTCAAGTTTGGAACAACTAGTAGACACAATAAGGAGGACAAGTCACATGGTGCAAGAAGAGGTAATGATCGAAGATCGAACAGGAGACAAGTTTAG
- the LOC123897835 gene encoding uncharacterized protein At2g24330 produces MADDKVVGEGENKETKTSATTAGNEKKKRKGFISRIWNGIFRLHGDDFEKRLQYISKEEATVVARVARRSRSRRRVSRNLILFSVIFEVIAVGYAIMTTRSVGIDWKMRAIRVLPMFLLPALSAATYSAFISFIRMCDNRDQNILEKLRAERQAKIDELKEKTNYYTTQQLIQRYDPDPAAKAAAATVLASKLGSDSGLKLYMGDESHLSGASTGKSNDVELVQSSGLRNRKQVQNRSTSPRTTAQNFADQQLVGSGGFDQTQTSEYDQPIVVEHQPQNSTPQDGGWIARIAALLVGEDPTQSYALICGNCHMHNGLARKEDFPFITYYCPHCRALNKPKQLDGSISPKAGSVQMDERILALPSPKARSPKTGDGEAVLNASTSAAESIITSDSPVNAIPEIEEVSERTSSEDKTD; encoded by the exons ATGGCTGATGATAAAGTAGTTGGGGAAGGTGAAAACAAGGAGACAAAAACAAGTGCTACTACTGCTGGGAATGAAAAGAAGAAGCGTAAAGGATTCATTTCTCGAATTTGGAACGGAATTTTTAGGTTACACGGCGATGATTTTGAGAAACGCCTTCAATATATTTCTAAAGAGGAAGCTACTGTCGTAGCTAGAGTGGCTAGGAGATCGCGATCCAGGAGGCGGGTGTCTCGgaatcttattttattttctgttataTTTGAG GTCATTGCTGTAGGTTATGCTATTATGACAACAAGATCAGTGGGTATAGATTGGAAAATGAGGGCAATCCGGGTTTTACCAATGTTTCTTTTGCCTGCACTATCAGCTGCTACTTATTCAGCATTTATCAGCTTCATAAGAATGT GTGATAACAGGGACCAGAATATTCTTGAAAAGCTTCGAGCTGAAAGGCAAGCAAAAATCGATGAGCTCAAAGAAAAGACAAATTATTACACTACACAACAGCTTATTCAG AGATATGACCCAGACCCAGCCGCAAAGGCAGCTGCTGCAACTGTTTTGGCGTCTAAATTGGGTTCAGATTCTGGTTTGAAATTGTACATGGGTGATGAATCCCATCTCAGTGGTGCTTCAACAGGGAAGAGCAATGATGTTGAACTTGTGCAGTCCTCTGGACTTCGAAATAGGAAACAAGTTCAAAATAGATCCACTAGTCCAAGGACAACCGCACAAAATTTTGCTGATCAACAATTAGTAGGTTCGGGAGGATTCGATCAAACCCAGACCTCTGAGTATGATCAACCTATTGTTGTTGAACATCAGCCTCAAAATTCAACCCCACAAGATGGAGGATGGATTGCAAGAATTGCAGCGTTACTTGTGGGTGAGGATCCAACACAGTCTTATGCTCTCATATGTGGTAACTGCCACATGCATAACG GTCTTGCTCGGAAGGAGGATTTCCCATTTATCACTTACTACTGCCCACATTgccgtgcgctgaacaaaccaAAGCAATTGGATGGGAGTATCTCCCCTAAGGCGGGGTCTGTGCAAATGGATGAGCGTATCCTGGCTCTTCCTTCCCCTAAGGCAAGGTCTCCAAAAACAGGCGATGGTGAGGCAGTTTTAAATGCTAGCACTTCTGCTGCAGAGAGCATAATCACAAGCGATAGTCCCGTAAATGCTATCCCTGAGATTGAAGAGGTTTCAGAAAGGACAAGTTCAGAGGATAAAACTGATTGA
- the LOC123898567 gene encoding ubiquitin carboxyl-terminal hydrolase 26-like yields the protein MSRPTTRSKNKRQKQGDEGVCSNEIWRRIHETGVVTGDDINQLYMIWKPVCSGCRVNTKDNPNCFCALVPPPNGARKSGLWEKMSDFVESLGPDPNKDLRASADSPAGLTNLGATCYANGILQCLYMNKLFREGIFSAEPDVLRQQPVLDQLARLFAQLQASKLAFIDSSPFVKTLELDNGVQQDSHEFLTLLLSLLERCLSHSKVSKARTIVQDLFRGSVSHVTTCSQCGRDSEASSKTEDFYELELNVKGLKSLDESLDDYLTVEELHGDNQYFCESCNTRVDATRSIKLCTLPDVLNFQLKRCVFLPKTTTKKKITSAFSFPAQLDMRHRLSELSQFDLVYDLSAVLIHKGSGVNSGHYIAHIKDKNTGQWWEFDDELVTNLGNHPFGEGPSSSTIKSIVTDAIQSEVKIAESNGNKTHSQSSLMEIFSSCDAYMLMYHLKHAKNVSENGGIACGANHKEIEGVVATARDGTSLPSHLYDEIHNLNASYLDACQQYSHRKELELSRITDRRKEVRSVLAEASVPPLERPFYWISSDWLRQWADNIIPTSIDNTFIQCSHGKVPVSKVTSIKRLSAKAWDKLFSKYGGMPTLSHDDHCRDCLIHGAQTVVSADTYRGRRESLKPLARDILDGNCLDGKYFISRPWLLQWWKRKVLDAPSEADAGLTAAISCPHGLLMPEQAPGAKRVLIPETFWLFLYEDAISVKPDDPLGGPTLPLSSIECSQCINELSEAACLEDSLRLVKQKQRQNHEKLFQAKSMPLSVDCKYFLLPSSWILKWRNYISPTFKNPDKPETLDGVIDSLMCEKHSQLVERPPQLVFRRGAINQRESSAGLTIISENDWICFCEEWGGTVTKGISATIYHINDSDNFLTGSDDKMLICEDQLHTGDKVNNENGTGQILIKTCPEVCESCIGEKESCDLMHKLNYCNEDISVILVRGKEVPKSILEASKGLIETDRRVSKRSRKTKNGSSVSLKVSASTSLYQLKMMIWESFGVVKENQILHKGDRIIDNDDESATLADANIFAGDQIIVRDSEIHENRDIADELCSDRMDLQHTEEGFRGTLLTTNISSQVV from the exons ATGAGTAGGCCAACGACCCGgagtaaaaataaaagacaaaaacaagGGGATGAAGGTGTCTGTTCTAATGAAATATGGAG GAGAATTCACGAAACAGGTGTGGTGACCGGGGATGATATTAATCAATTGTATATGATTTGGAAACCGGTTTGTTCAGGCTGCCGTGTGAATACGAAAGATAATCCGAATTGCTTTTGTGCATTGGTTCCACCTCCAAATGGAGCCAGAAAATCTGGCTTATGGGAGAAGATGTCAGATTTTGTAGAAAGTCTTGGCCCTGATCCAAACAAGGATCTTCGTGCGTCTGCCGATTCTCCTGCAGGTCTAACAAATCTTGGGGCAACATGTTATGCAAACGGAATACTCCAATGTTTGTACATGAACAAGTTATTCCGAGAAGGCATATTTTCTGCAGAACCAGATGTTTTAAGGCAACAACCTGTATTAGATCAACTAGCTAGACTTTTTGCGCAGTTACAAGCTAGTAAATTGGCTTTCATAGATTCATCTCCCTTTGTGAAAACACTGGAGTTAGATAATGGTGTTCAGCAGGATAGCCATGAATTCTTGACATTGCTTCTGTCATTGCTTGAGCGTTGTCTGAGTCATTCCAAAGTTTCCAAGGCAAGAACAATAGTTCAAGATCTTTTCCGTGGAAGTGTGTCTCATGTGACAAC GTGCTCACAATGTGGAAGAGACTCTGAAGCTTCTTCCAAAACGGAAGATTTCTATGAATTGGAGTTGAATGTCAAGGGATTGAAAAGTTTAGATGAGAGCTTAGATGATTACCTAACTGTTGAAGAGCTTCATGGAGACAATCAATATTTTTGTGAGTCATGCAACACAAGAGTTGATGCTACTCGCAGCATCAAGTTGTGTACATTACCTGATGTACTTAATTTTCAACTTAAACGTTGTGTCTTTCTTCCAAAG ACCACcacaaagaagaaaattacCTCTGCATTTTCATTTCCTGCACAACTTGATATGCGACATAGATTGTCTGAGTTGTCTCAGTTTGATTTGGTATATGACTTGTCAGCTGTACTGATTCACAAGGGATCTGGTGTTAATAGCGGCCATTACATCGCTCACATCAAGGACAAAAACACGGGGCAGTGGTGGGAATTTGATGATGAACTTGTTACTAATTTGGGTAACCATCCATTTGGTGAAGGACCTTCTAGTTCTACTATTAAATCCATTGTAACTGATGCAATTCAATCTGAAGTAAAGATAGCTGAAAGTAATGGAAACAAAACTCATTCACAATCTTCGCTTATGGAGATATTTTCTTCTTGTGATGCATATATGTTGATGTACCATCTTAAGCATGCAAAAAATGTAAGTGAAAATGGGGGCATAGCTTGTGGTGCTAACCATAAAGAAATAGAGGGTGTTGTAGCTACTGCACGAGATGgtacttctcttccttctcatCTTTATGATGAGATTCACAATCTCAATGCCTCATATCTTGATGCTTGTCAACAATACAGTCATCGGAAAGAGTTAGAATTGAGTCGTATTACTGATAGGAGAAAGGAAGTTCGATCTGTTTTAGCTGAAGCTTCTGTTCCACCATTGGAGAGACCATTCTATTGGATTTCTAGTGACTGGCTTCGTCAGTGGGCTGACAACATTATTCCAAC TTCGATTGACAACACATTCATCCAATGTTCACATGGGAAAGTCCCCGTTTCAAAGGTTACCTCAATAAAGCGACTGTCTGCCAAAGCCTGGGATAAGTTGTTTTCCAAG TATGGTGGGATGCCAACACTGTCTCATGATGACCATTGTCGGGATTGTCTGATACACGGGGCTCAGACAGTGGTATCAGCTGACACCTATCGGGGTAGAAGAGAATCATTGAAGCCACTTGCACGTGATATTCTTGACGGGAACTGTCTAGACGGAAAGTATTTCATATCCAGACCATG GTTGCTGCAGTGgtggaaaagaaaagtccttgATGCTccatctgaagctgatgctggaCTAACGGCAGCAATTAGTTGTCCACACGGTCTATTGATGCCTGAGCAAGCTCCTGGTGCTAAGCGGGTGCTTATTCCTGAGACTTTTTGGCTCTTCTTATATGAAGATGCTATTTCTGTAAAACCCGATGATCCCTTAGGTGGCCCAACTCTTCCTTTAAGTTCCATAGAGTGTTCCCAATGCATTAATGAATTATCTGAAGCAGCATGCTTGGAGGACTCCTTGAG ATTAGTTAAACAAAAGCAGCGTCAGAATCATGAGAAATTATTCCAGGCTAAAAGTATGCCACTATCTGTAGATTGCAAATATTTCTTGCTGCCTTCTTCATGGATATTAAAATGGAGAAATTACATTAGTCCAACATTCAAGAATCCAGATAAACCGGAAACTTTAGATGGGGTAATTGATTCACTGATGTGTGAAAAG CACTCACAACTTGTTGAAAGACCTCCTCAACTGGTTTTCAGACGCGGTGCTATAAACCAGAGAGAATCTTCT GCAGGTTTAACTATCATATCTGAGAATGATTGGATATGCTTTTGTGAAGAATGGGGTGGTACTGTGACCAAAGGGATATCTGCTACAATTTATCACATTAATGATTCAGATAACTTTTTGACTGGATCCGATGACAAGATGCTGATATGTGAGGATCAGTTACACACGGGGGATAAAGTGAATAATGAAAATGGAACTGGACAAATTTTGATCAAGACTTGTCCTGAG GTTTGTGAAAGTTGCATTGGAGAAAAAGAAAGCTGTGACTTAATGCATAAACTTAACTATTGCAATGAGGACATATCTGTAATTCTTGTACGTGGTAAGGAGGTACCTAAATCAATCTTGGAGGCGTCAAAGGGATTAATTGAAACCGATCGGCGGGTTTCGAAGCGCTCCCGGAAGACTAAAAATGGGAGTTCAGTTAGTCTAAAAGTTTCCGCTTCAACATCACTATACCAGTTGAAAATGATGATATGGGAATCCTTTGGG GTTGTCAAGGAAAACCAGATACTACATAAAGGTGATAGAATAATTgacaatgatgatgaaagtgCTACCCTTGCGGATGCAAACATATTTGCCGGAGATCAGATTATAGTGAGGGATTCTGAGATCCATGAAAATCGAGATATTGCCG ATGAACTCTGCAGTGATAGGATGGATCTGCAGCATACTGAGGAAGGTTTCCGTGGAACGCTTCTTACAACAAACATTTCATCCCAGGTTGTTTAA
- the LOC123898568 gene encoding probable galacturonosyltransferase 10 produces MRRRPTDFRRPVRRRVPDVFWWALCCAVVLLFIYILTKGTQIESRPSLPKRTYKNDRIMEGLNITEEMLSSDSVTRQLNDQISLAKAFVVIAKESNNLQFAWELSAQIRNSQILLSNAATRRSPLTTRESDSAIRDMALLLYQAQQLHYDSATMIMRFKAKIQALEEQMNSVSEKSSKYGQIAAEEVPKSLYCLGVRLTTEWFKNLSLQKKLKDKRQVEMKIKDKNLYHFCVFSDNIIATSVVVNSTAKNSKNPNMVVFHLVTDEINYAAMKAWFTLNDFRGVTVEVQKYEDFTWLNASYVPVLKQLQDSEIQSYYFSGNSDDGKTPIKFRNPKYLSMLNHLRFYIPEVFPALKKIVFLDDDVVVQKDLSDLFSIDLNGNVNGAVETCMETFHRYHKYLNYSHPLIRAHFDPDACGWAFGMNVFDLVEWRKKNVTGIYHYWQEKNVDRTLWKLGTLPPGLLTFYGLTEPLDPSWHVLGFGYTNVDAQLIERGAVLHFNGNSKPWLKIGIEKYKPIWEKHIDYSHPLLQQCNFH; encoded by the exons ATGAGGCGAAGACCAACAGATTTTCGAAGGCCAGTGCGGAGAAGGGTTCCTGATGTGTTTTGGTGGGCATTGTGCTGTGCAGTGGTTCTTCTCTTTATCTATATTCTGACAAAAGGGACTCAGATTGAGTCTAGACCGTCTTTGCCCAAG AGAACTTACAAGAATGATAGAATTATGGAAGGCCTCAATATTACTGAAGAGATGTTAAGTTCAGACTCGGTAACCAGACAACTTAATGATCAGATATCCCTAGCAAAAGCTTTTGTTGTAATTGCAAAAGAAAGTAACAATCTACAGTTTGCTTGGGAACTAAGTGCTCAGATCCGCAATTCGCAGATTCTCCTCTCAAATGCTGCCACTAGGCGTTCACCTCTAACAACCAGAGAATCAGACAGTGCTATCCGTGATATGGCGTTATTGTTATATCAGGCCCAACAGCTCCATTATGACAGTGCAACCATGATCATGAGATTCAAAGCAAAAATTCAAGCTCTTGAAGAACAGATGAATTCTGTAAGTGAAAAGAGTTCAAAATATGGACAAATAGCGGCTGAAGAAGTCCCAAAAAGCTTATACTGTCTTGGTGTCCGGTTAACAACAGAATGGTTCAAAAACCTTTCTttgcaaaagaaattaaaggacAAAAGGCAAGTGGAGATGAAGATTAAGGATAAAAATCTTTACCACTTTTGTGTGTTCTCTGATAATATTATTGCAACTTCAGTTGTAGTCAATTCAActgcaaaaaattcaaaaaatccCAATATGGTTGTTTTTCACCTTGTCACTGATGAAATAAATTATGCTGCAATGAAGGCGTGGTTTACCTTGAATGATTTCCGTGGGGTGACTGTGGAAGTTCAGAAGTATGAAGACTTTACTTGGTTAAATGCTTCATATGTTCCTGTGCTTAAGCaacttcaagactctgaaataCAAAGCTACTATTTCTCTGGAAACAGTGATGATGGAAAGACACCCATCAAGTTTCGTAACCCTAAATATCTTTCCATGCTTAACCACCTGAGGTTCTATATCCCTGAAGTTTTTCCTGCACTGAAGAAGATCGTGTTCCTGGAcgatgatgttgttgttcagAAGGACCTTTCTGATCTTTTTTCAATTGATTTGAACGGGAATGTTAATGGAGCTGTTGAGACATGCATGGAAACATTTCATAGATACCATAAATACTTGAACTATTCTCATCCTCTTATAAGAGCACATTTTGATCCTGATGCATGTGGATGGGCATTTGGGATGAATGTATTTGATTTGGTTGAATGGAGGAAGAAGAATGTAACAGGTATCTACCACTATTGGCAAGAAAAGAATGTAGATCGGACACTGTGGAAACTCGGTACCTTGCCACCTGGACTGTTGACATTTTATGGATTAACCGAGCCCTTGGATCCATCATGGCATGTACTAGGTTTTGGCTACACAAACGTTGATGCTCAATTGATAGAGAGAGGAGCTGTACTGCACTTCAATGGGAACTCCAAACCTTGGTTGAAGATTGGGATTGAAAAATACAAGCCCATATGGGAAAAACATATCGATTACTCTCATCCCTTATTACAGCAATGCAACTTTCATTGA